The genomic segment CCTTGCTGCAGCCAAAGTAGGAGGAATATTAGCGAACAATACTTACCGTGCTGATTTTATTTATGAAAACCTGATGATCCAGAATAACGTGATCCATCAGGCTTATTTAAATAAAGTGAAAAAACTAATGTTCCTCGGCTCTTCCTGTATTTATCCTAAACTGGCGCCGCAGCCTTTAAAGGAAGAGAGCCTTTTAACAGGTTTGCTTGAGTATACCAACGAACCTTATGCTATTGCAAAAATTGCTGGTATTAAAATGTGTGAGGCCTACAGAGATCAGTATGGGTGCAATTTTATTTCTGTAATGCCTACTAATCTTTATGGTCCGAATGATAATTATGACCTGAAGAATTCTCACGTATTACCGGCATTGATCAGAAAGTTCCACACTGCTAAAAAAGAAGGACAAAAGACTGTTGAGATTTGGGGGACCGGCTCTCCAAAGAGAGAGTTCCTGCATGTAGATGACCTGGCGGATGCATGTTTCTTTCTGATGCAAAACTATAATGAAAAAGATTTTCTGAATATAGGTGTTGGGGATGATATCACTATCAAGGATCTGGCACTGCTTGTTAAAAAGATTGTTGGGTTTGAAGGTGAGTTGGTTTTTGATACTACTAAACCTGACGGAACTCCAAGGAAATTAATGGATGTGGGCCGCCTTAACCAACTAGGTTGGATGGCCAGAATTCCTCTTGAAGAAGGAATCGCTTCGGTTTATAATGAAGTTAAGTCAATCCTTTAAATAATTTGAATGCTGCCTGCGACCATAGAATTACAGGTCCAGGCAGCGTTTATTCTTCTGATATTTTTTATAATCATAAATCCATCTCAGTATCAAATATAAATGGACTTCATCCCTTTCCTTGATTTAAGCAGGCAATATCAAAAAATAAAGCAAGAACTGCTTAAGGCAAGTGAAGAGGTTTTTGAAGCTTCAGCATTTTCACTTGGATCCAGGGTTGAAAGATTCGAGAAACAGTTTGCTTCTTTTTGTCAGGTAAAACATGCTGTAGGTGTTGATAATGGTACATCAGCAATTGTTCTAGCGCTGAAGGCGTCAGGGATTAGTGAAAATGATGAAGTCTTAGTCCCTGCGAATTCATTTATAGCGACTGCTGCTGCCGTTTCCAACATTGGTGGAGTGCCTGTATTTGTAGACTGTACCCCAGACACATGGCAGATAAGTCCTGATGATGCAATGAGGAAAATTACTTCAAAGACAAAAGCGATTATCGGGGTGCATCTTTATGGAGCACCATTTGATGTCAACAGTATTTTGAAAATTGCCGAGGAAAACAATCTTATAGTCATCGAGGACTGTGCTCAGGCACAAGGTGCAACATACAACGGAGTGTCTGTAGGCAATTTCGGTAAAGCAGGTACCTTTAGTTTCTATCCTGTAAAAAACCTTGGTGCATATGGTGAAGCAGGAGCTCTGGTGACGAATGATGAAGAGGTTTCTGAAAGAGTAAGAAGACTAAGAAATCATGGCAGTATAGAAAAATATGTGCATGAAGAAATCGGTTTTAACATGAGGATGGATGCGCTTCAGGCAGCATTTTTATCAGTAAAATTAAATCACCTGGATGAATGGAATTTAAGAAGAAGGGAGATTGCGGCATTTTATAAAAGTGCAATCTGGAATCCTAAGCTTAATTTTCAGTATGTACCTGAAAATTGCCATTCAGTATATCATCTATATGTAGTAACTACTAAGGATAGAGATGGTTTCCGGGAATATTTAAATCAACACAAGATTGGAAGTGGGCTTCACTATCCAATACCTTGTCATCTTCAGAAAGCTTTCTCTTCTTTAGGTTATTTAAAAGGAGATCTGCCAAATTCAGAATATTTAGCAGAACATTGTCTTTCTCTCCCAATGTTTCCTGAGCTAAGGCAGTCAGAGATCGAGTATATTGCAGAGGTGATTAATAACTATTAAGATTGTTATTTTAGAAAGGCAGTAAATGTTTTTTACCGGCTTTAATCATTCTTTCAATCATATCAACAACCTGTAACCCTTCTTCAGCAGTAGTGGTAGCGTGGCCTCTGCCTTTTAATGTATCCACCACATTTTCTATAATGAAATGGTGATTTGCAGCAGAACCCTTGTAGGAACCATAATCATTAGGAGGGTTTGATGGTGCAAGTTCAGGCATATTATAACCTTTGATGTTGCAGTAAACCACTTCATTCATATATTGTCCGCCTACTTTTACTGTACCTTTTTCACCGATTATAGTAATACTGCTTTCAAGGTTTTTTTCATAAACGGAGGTGGTAAAATTAAAAGAACCTGTTCCTTCTCTCACAAAGTCAAAGTTGATATATCCGGAGTCTTCGAATTCTGTAAGACCATTATGTGAAAAATTATGAAAAGTAGAACGGATATTTTTGATGTCGCCGAAAAGCCAGAACATCATATCTATAAAGTGAGAAAATTGAGTGAATAGTGTTCCTCCATCAAGTTTTTTCGTCCCTTTCCAGGTGTGTTTATGGTAATAACGTTCATCTCTGTTCCAGAAGCAATTGATTTGCACCATGTATATTTTGCCAAGGCGATTTTCTTCCATGATATTTTTCAACCATACAGAGGGTGGACTATATCTGTTCTGCATGACACAGAATACCTGCTTGTTCATCCTCCTGCTTTCTAGGATCACCTCGCGGCATTTTTCAGAAGAAATGTCCATAGGCTTTTCTATTACTACAGATTTATTTGCCTGAAGAGCAATTAATGCCTGATCTGCATGAAGTGCATTAGGAGTGCAGATATTAATTACACGGGATTCCGGATGATTTTTTAAGAGAGCATTTATAGAGTTATAAAAAGGAAGACGACTAAAGCCGACCAGATCTAATTTTTCTTTAGGTTTTATATCGCAAAGGGCGACAACTTCAGCCTCAGGATGTTGCTCAATCATTGCAGCATGTCTTTTACCAATATGCCCGCAACCTACGATTGCAAATTTTATCGTTTCTTCCTTCACTATAATATTAACTAATTCTCTTAACTGTACTGTTTTTTAACTCGTATTGTTGTCCGCTTTCTTTGCAAACAGCAATTCCGGCATCATTAAACTGTAATTTATGGCCGTATTCACTCATCCAGCCCTTATGCCTACCTGGGTTTCCTGTAATCAGGGCAAAAGGCTGAACTGATTTTGTCACAACTGCACCTGCTCCGATAAAGGCAAATTCTCCTATTGTGATACCACAGATAATAGTTGCATTGGCACCAATCGTTGCACCTCTTTTAACAAGAGTCTTTTGGTATTCGCTTTTCCTGACAATAGCGCTTCTAGGATTTATTACGTTAGTAAAAACCATTGAAGGGCCCAGAAAAACATCATCTTCACATTCCACACCTGTAAATACGGACACATTATTCTGAACTTTTACATTATTGCCGAGAATTGTCCCTGGAGATATAACAACGTTTTGACCCAGCGAACAATTGTCCCCGATCTTGGAATTGGGCATAATATGACAGAAATGCCAGATTTTAGTGCCTTCACCAATAATACAACCAGGGTCTACAACTGCAGTTTCGTGTACAAAATATTTCTCAGACATAAAAATCAGGCTTTGAAGAACGCCAGTAATTTATTTGCAATATAAGATAATTCCTCGGTATTAAGATCCGGATGCATAGGAAGAGAAAGTACCTCCTCTGACAGCTGTTCGGCCACTGGAAAATCTCCTTTTTTGTATCCTAAATACGAATAAGCTTTCTGAAGGTGAAGGGGAACCGGATAATATATCATAGAAGGAATTCCATTTTCTTCAAGAAACTTCTTCAGGTCATTCCTTTTTTTCTTAATTCTTAATGTATATTGATGAAAAACATGGGTGGTTCCTGAAGAAATGACTGGAGTGACAATTTCTTCAATACCTACTAATTTTTCATTATAGAATTCTGCCGCTTTTTGTCTTTTTGAAATATCTTCGGTGAGATATTTCAACTTTACAGACAAAACTGCAGCCTGAAGTGTATCCAATCTTGAATTTACCCCGATGATCTCATGTTGATATTTCTGAGCCTGTCCATGATTAGCTATCATTTTGATTTTTTGAGCAAGGTTATTATCAGAAGTGAAGATTGCCCCTCCATCGCCGAAGCACCCTAAAACTTTAGATGGAAAAAAGGAAGTGGTACTGATTTCTCCAACAGAACCGGTTTTGATTTTTTTGTGATTTAAATTGTGTTCAGAACCAAAGGACTGGGCATTATCTTCTATAATTTTGATTCCTGCTTTTTCAGAAAGTTTTTTTATTGGTTCCATATTACATGCCTGACCAAACAGGTGAACCGGAATAATAGCTTTAGTCTGCGAAGTAATCAGTGATTGAATTTTTTCCGAATCTAAGTTAAATGAAGTCGGATCAGAATCTATAAGCACAGGCTTTAATTTCAATAGTGCCGCAGCTTCCAGAGGCGCAACATAGCTGAATGCAGGGATAATAATTTCAGCATTTTCCTGCAGTTCACAAGCCATCAAAGCGATCTGAAGTGCATCAGTACCATTTCCACAACTGATGCAGAAAGGAATATTTATAAATTTAGAAAGTTCAGATTCAAAAGCTCTTACCTCTGGTCCCTGAATGAAATTGGTAGCAGAGATAGTATTCTGAATAGATCTATCAATTTCATCTTTATACCTTAAGTACTGTCGTTCCAGGTCGACAAGTTTAATTTGCATAAAATAATGCTCCGGTTTTTCTGTTATTCCCCTAACTGTCCTCTCACAATCCTATTAATCGCGTTGGATTTTATTCTTTTTTTAAGAAAGAAAGAGTAATTTGTAAAGTTATCGAAAAGAATGATAATACAGATCCTAAATATTTGAACTCCGTTTAATCTAAAAAATGAGCAGAGTTTAAATTTAATAAATCTCTGAAATGAAATATATTGATATAGAAGGCATTAAGGGTGTGGCAAATGAGCTGAAAGAAAAATTCAGAGCACAAAAGCCATTTAAATATGTTGTTTTTGAAAATTTTTTTCTTGCGGAAAAAGCTGAGGAAATATATCAGAGTTATCCAACTATAAAAGAAGGGAAGTGGGATGGTACTACTTACATTGATCAAAAGAATAAGTTTCAAAAGACTGATTTTGAAAAAAATAGCACTTTTGACAAGGTCTTCAGAGAGCTCAATTCTGCCGAATTTCTTAAATCCATAGAAAATATCACAGGACTTGAGGGGTTGAAAGGTGATGATGAATTATTTGGCGGCGGACTGCATCAGTCAGTTAAGGGGGCATTTTTAAATGTCCATGTTGATTACAATATTCATCCAAAAACGAAGTATCACCGAAGACTTAATATTATCATTTACTTAAATAAAGATTGGAAAGATGAATATGAGGGGCACCTGGAACTTTGGGACTTTACTGAAGGCAATAAGATTTTACTGGACAGGATTGCTCCGACGTTTAACAGATGTGTAATATTCGAAACCAATGAAATTTCTTATCATGGTCATCCAAAGAAATTAAATACTCCTGAAGGTGTTAACCGGAAATCACTCGCTGCATACTATTATACAGAGACAAGGCCGGAAGTTGAAATAGCTGAGGAGCATAATACTGTATATATAAATACTGAAGGAGTAACAGGTTCTTTGAAAAGATTCAGGTCTGGAATTAAAGCTCTGATTGAAAGAATAAGAAGTAAATAGATTTGACAAATTTGTCTATAAAATCTTCCGAAAATTTAAGTAATCTCCATATTCTGAGAGGACTTACTGCTTTGTATGTTTTGATCTATCATGCAAAGTTTATCCTTTGGTGTGGGGGAAACGAATATATAAAGGCATACCCTATGCATAATTGGGGTATCGGGGATTATCTTGTATTTGCCTCTGATATATTCAGTAGTGCAGGATTTGAGATGGTTTTGGTCTTTTTTGTTTTGTCGGGTTTTTTTATTGCTAAAAGTTTTAATAAGAAAAGGTGGTCCCTTAGAGACTTTTATCTTAAGAGAATAGCTAGAATTTATCCACCTTACCTATTTTCATTATTATTTTCGGTCATTGTAATATTGCTGATAGGTCAAATAAATGCTGATTTATATTCCCTTGATATTCCTTTTGAAAGGAATCAAAGGTTAAAGGTCGCATACGAAAATCTGAATTTCAAATCAATAGCATATTCATTATTCTTCATATCTACCAAAGAGTATATAGGAATGAATATAGTTTATTGGTCCCTGTTAATTGAAGTTGTTTTTTATATAATAATACCTTTTGTCATTGTCAGACCAGTAATATACTTTATTTTGTCTCTCATTTGTGCAATCTTTATGAGATATACACCATTGGCTTATTTTACTTTTCTTTCTGAATATAGTATATACTTTGCTTTAGGGGTTTTAATTTTTAAATACAAAGACATAAG from the Sporocytophaga myxococcoides genome contains:
- the fcl gene encoding GDP-L-fucose synthase; its protein translation is MQKDSKIFVAGSRGMVGSAIVRKLQKEGFTNLIIRTSKELDLRDQKQVQDFFEKEKPDYVFLAAAKVGGILANNTYRADFIYENLMIQNNVIHQAYLNKVKKLMFLGSSCIYPKLAPQPLKEESLLTGLLEYTNEPYAIAKIAGIKMCEAYRDQYGCNFISVMPTNLYGPNDNYDLKNSHVLPALIRKFHTAKKEGQKTVEIWGTGSPKREFLHVDDLADACFFLMQNYNEKDFLNIGVGDDITIKDLALLVKKIVGFEGELVFDTTKPDGTPRKLMDVGRLNQLGWMARIPLEEGIASVYNEVKSIL
- a CDS encoding DegT/DnrJ/EryC1/StrS family aminotransferase, whose amino-acid sequence is MDFIPFLDLSRQYQKIKQELLKASEEVFEASAFSLGSRVERFEKQFASFCQVKHAVGVDNGTSAIVLALKASGISENDEVLVPANSFIATAAAVSNIGGVPVFVDCTPDTWQISPDDAMRKITSKTKAIIGVHLYGAPFDVNSILKIAEENNLIVIEDCAQAQGATYNGVSVGNFGKAGTFSFYPVKNLGAYGEAGALVTNDEEVSERVRRLRNHGSIEKYVHEEIGFNMRMDALQAAFLSVKLNHLDEWNLRRREIAAFYKSAIWNPKLNFQYVPENCHSVYHLYVVTTKDRDGFREYLNQHKIGSGLHYPIPCHLQKAFSSLGYLKGDLPNSEYLAEHCLSLPMFPELRQSEIEYIAEVINNY
- a CDS encoding Gfo/Idh/MocA family protein gives rise to the protein MKEETIKFAIVGCGHIGKRHAAMIEQHPEAEVVALCDIKPKEKLDLVGFSRLPFYNSINALLKNHPESRVINICTPNALHADQALIALQANKSVVIEKPMDISSEKCREVILESRRMNKQVFCVMQNRYSPPSVWLKNIMEENRLGKIYMVQINCFWNRDERYYHKHTWKGTKKLDGGTLFTQFSHFIDMMFWLFGDIKNIRSTFHNFSHNGLTEFEDSGYINFDFVREGTGSFNFTTSVYEKNLESSITIIGEKGTVKVGGQYMNEVVYCNIKGYNMPELAPSNPPNDYGSYKGSAANHHFIIENVVDTLKGRGHATTTAEEGLQVVDMIERMIKAGKKHLLPF
- a CDS encoding acyltransferase; the encoded protein is MSEKYFVHETAVVDPGCIIGEGTKIWHFCHIMPNSKIGDNCSLGQNVVISPGTILGNNVKVQNNVSVFTGVECEDDVFLGPSMVFTNVINPRSAIVRKSEYQKTLVKRGATIGANATIICGITIGEFAFIGAGAVVTKSVQPFALITGNPGRHKGWMSEYGHKLQFNDAGIAVCKESGQQYELKNSTVKRIS
- a CDS encoding DegT/DnrJ/EryC1/StrS family aminotransferase, coding for MQIKLVDLERQYLRYKDEIDRSIQNTISATNFIQGPEVRAFESELSKFINIPFCISCGNGTDALQIALMACELQENAEIIIPAFSYVAPLEAAALLKLKPVLIDSDPTSFNLDSEKIQSLITSQTKAIIPVHLFGQACNMEPIKKLSEKAGIKIIEDNAQSFGSEHNLNHKKIKTGSVGEISTTSFFPSKVLGCFGDGGAIFTSDNNLAQKIKMIANHGQAQKYQHEIIGVNSRLDTLQAAVLSVKLKYLTEDISKRQKAAEFYNEKLVGIEEIVTPVISSGTTHVFHQYTLRIKKKRNDLKKFLEENGIPSMIYYPVPLHLQKAYSYLGYKKGDFPVAEQLSEEVLSLPMHPDLNTEELSYIANKLLAFFKA
- a CDS encoding 2OG-Fe(II) oxygenase; the encoded protein is MKYIDIEGIKGVANELKEKFRAQKPFKYVVFENFFLAEKAEEIYQSYPTIKEGKWDGTTYIDQKNKFQKTDFEKNSTFDKVFRELNSAEFLKSIENITGLEGLKGDDELFGGGLHQSVKGAFLNVHVDYNIHPKTKYHRRLNIIIYLNKDWKDEYEGHLELWDFTEGNKILLDRIAPTFNRCVIFETNEISYHGHPKKLNTPEGVNRKSLAAYYYTETRPEVEIAEEHNTVYINTEGVTGSLKRFRSGIKALIERIRSK
- a CDS encoding acyltransferase family protein; this encodes MTNLSIKSSENLSNLHILRGLTALYVLIYHAKFILWCGGNEYIKAYPMHNWGIGDYLVFASDIFSSAGFEMVLVFFVLSGFFIAKSFNKKRWSLRDFYLKRIARIYPPYLFSLLFSVIVILLIGQINADLYSLDIPFERNQRLKVAYENLNFKSIAYSLFFISTKEYIGMNIVYWSLLIEVVFYIIIPFVIVRPVIYFILSLICAIFMRYTPLAYFTFLSEYSIYFALGVLIFKYKDISVVTIIEKSKYIFLILIITLIFSVVILSALKLKYYSSFTAALLSLFSIFFLLKVQLHEGWVLKRLKFLGEISYSLYLFHFPVLLLIYALLTKYTGSYNFYSRVYWVSIPIALLVAYCCYGFIEKRSKLMIDVFRNRRSLRMEIEE